In a single window of the Biomphalaria glabrata chromosome 5, xgBioGlab47.1, whole genome shotgun sequence genome:
- the LOC106053560 gene encoding uncharacterized protein LOC106053560 → MKSIAVERDFKNKVSLRSKMSGLLALQEEVYGFSVLLDKLIDLRTSDTLECLVKKKLPSLISLKELKVKICFLKKHFRLNELHSIFGDFNSGSIPSDGHILATILGLNPELGDLIDNSVSPRRKDQDYFYDLVKILETKDQNTEYDPEVKGTTGMCKSLTLLGFTKERSEAIAKNISEDIVDLQTPLYWAVSYLENELMHHPLLSEIAKFPYSEQKTDVWFKENISTQRAGASNSNASANINVFNCTGKNEESPKLIQDFLKKVKEEDGESKLFYHGTTHLNAQSIINSGIILTKGKQGNDFSSGDGFYLFEEFQYAEEWVRDKMTYYAVLVFKVKQDFVNADLKNGLDVSNDKTVWLQIVDYCLSGYRDKSNKKIIKDKAFIRGPTSAWGAKKGISGFGRGKVQFCIRDEKYSDEFGRLENICCAIFYSK, encoded by the exons ATGAAATCAATAGCTGTAGAGAGAGACTTTAAG AACAAAGTGTCTCTTCGTAGTAAAATGTCTGGACTTTTGGCTCTACAAGAAGAGGTGTATGGCTTTTCTGTACTTTTAGACAAACTTATTGACTTGCGTACCTCTGATACTTTAGAATGCTTAGTGAAGAAAAAACTTCCGAGCCTAATATCACTGAAAGAGCTGAAAGTAAAGATTTGCTTTTTGAAGAAACATTTCAGATTGAATGAGCTTCATAGCATATTTGGAGATTTTAATTCAGGCTCTATACCTTCAGATGGACATATTTTAGCTACAATTTTAGGCTTGAACCCTGAATTGGGAGATTTGATTGATAACTCTGTTTCACCTAGGAGAAAAGACCAGGATTACTTTTATGACCTAGTAAAAATTTTGGAAACTAAAGATCAAAACACTGAATACGATCCTGAAGTAAAAGGAACTACTGGGATGTGTAAGAGCTTAACTCTTTTAGGTTTTACAAAAGAACGATCCGAGGCAATTGCAAAAAACATTTCTGAGGACATTGTTGACCTACAGACACCTTTGTATTGGGCAGTGAGTTATTTGGAGAATGAATTGATGCATCATCCACTTTTATCTGAAATCGCAAAATTTCCTTATTCAGAGCAAAAAACTGATGTTTggtttaaagaaaacatttcaacacAACGTGCCGGAGCAAGTAATTCTAACGCCTCAGCAAACATAAACGTGTTTAACTGCACTGGGAAAAATGAAGAGAGTCCAAAACTAATTCAAGACTTTCTCAAGAAAGTCAAAGAAGAAGATGGAGAAAGTAAGCTGTTTTACCATGGAAcaacccatctaaatgctcaaTCAATTATTAACAGTGGCATTATTCTAACAAAAGGAAAACAAGGTAACGATTTCTCTAGTGGCGATGGCTTTTACCTATTCGAAGAATTTCAATATGCTGAGGAGTGGGTTAGAGACAAAATGACCTACTATGCGGTTCTGGTGTTCAAAGTCAAACAAGATTTTGTAAATGCCGATTTGAAAAATGGTCTTGACGTCAGTAATGATAAAACAGTCTGGCTACAAATCGTTGATTACTGTCTAAGCGGCTATAGAGATaagagtaataaaaaaataataaaagataaaGCATTCATAAGAGGTCCCACCAGCGCTTGGGGCGCAAAGAAAGGTATATCCGGCTTTGGACGTGGCAAAGTCCAGTTTTGCATACGGGACGAGAAATATTCAGATGAGTTTGGTCGTCTAGAAAACATTTGTTGTGCCATTTTTTATTCGAAATAA